In the Candidatus Auribacterota bacterium genome, GCGCTCGCGAAACTTGCCGCATAGCGTTTCGGCGCAAAATGCAGGCTTCTTGGCCTGCTGATGCATTATAAAAGTGTTCCTGTAGCCGTTTTTGAATAACGGCTCAAGCGAGTTCTGTCTTATAAAAGTGCAAAACTACAGATAAACAAACAACCTGATATTAAAAGGAGAAAAGAGCGTCACTGGTTTCAGCTTTGGGTTACAGAAAGTTACTCTGTGCGCCAACTGGTCATGCATTCCGGTTTTAGCCGCGCCAAGCTTCACCGGATCAAAAATTATTGGCTCAATCAAACGCCCAATGAGATTCAGGACCTTAGCTCGTATAAGCACGTTATCCTTGATGGAACCTACTTTCATAAAGACGGTTGTCTGGTAACCATGATGAGCGCTAACCCACCCATGATACTTTCAAATTTGTACGTGCCCAAAGAAGGCTTTACAGCACTGTATCGGTGGTTTTTAAGTCTTAAAGCGCGCGGTCTGGATCTCCTTGCCATTACATCTGATGGGGAACGTTCAACGCTTCGGGCTATCGATAAAGCATGGCCGTATGCAAAAATCCAACGATGCCTTTACCACATCCAGCATGAGGGATGTCGCTGGCTTCGCAGTTATCCCAACACCCAGCCTGGTA is a window encoding:
- a CDS encoding transposase, coding for MRQLVMHSGFSRAKLHRIKNYWLNQTPNEIQDLSSYKHVILDGTYFHKDGCLVTMMSANPPMILSNLYVPKEGFTALYRWFLSLKARGLDLLAITSDGERSTLRAIDKAWPYAKIQRCLYHIQHEGCRWLRSYPNTQPGKELRQLLLTLTRIKSVKEQNEFIHAYKAWLARHWPFVLSLPMNIKANVDLKRTITLLNNALPNMFHYLMDPCIHATTNALEGWHSRIKRAYRQHAGMRQIHKIQFLRWFSWFKNQQKTNNL